From Acidobacteriota bacterium, one genomic window encodes:
- the gyrA gene encoding DNA gyrase subunit A translates to MADDQNPQLPLGPNADNPNGSDNTVKGPGAAFLLPINIEDEMRRSYLDYSMSVIIGRALPDVRDGLKPVHRRILYGMQEMGLQYNKKYTKSAKVVGHVMGNYHPHGDSAIYDTMVRLAQDFSQRYPMVDGQGNFGSVDGDPPAAMRYTESRLTRVAGEMLSDIDSDTVDFSPNYDESTLEPTVLPARIPNLIVNGGTGIAVGMATNIPPHNLTEVVNACIALLNKEKTDNRPDITIALEHVKGPDFPTGGFLYGRAGIAQTYNTGRGRFIMRAKVGTENITGGRQAIIVTEIPYQVNKSNLIKRIAELANEKVIDDISDVRDESDRDGMRIVIELKRGAEQQIVLNQLFKHTPMQESFSMIFLAVHNGQPKVLPLDHAIRAFLEHRIEVVRRRTAFLLGKARDREHILLGYQIALDHLDNVIKIIRQSSSRADARENLFSYFSNKRINLRGTELAGVKLDPAKYAIDMTFSQTGTLILSYRQVDAILELQLYRLTQLSIDELLKELKDVRDNIAEFESILASEKKLRRVIVKELEEVRDKYGDERRTEIVDETTEIQLEDLIADEQVAVTISNTGYLKRTPISTYRQQRRGGTGRLGMKTREEDFVAQLIVDSTHAYLLCFTNTGRVFWLKIYEIPDVGAAGKGKAMASLIALQPGEKVVTILGIRDLTEEGKYIFFATRNGTVKKTPLPDFSNVMARGIIAISIDKDDELIAARTTTGDDVIFLATHEGQAIRFSEVYDAEKGLTGGLRPMGRNAAGNKGITLKKNDYVIGVAVTPSAEYRAKRQKELQKEGKDITPCLILSVSENGFGKRTDVEEYRLQSRAGSGVINMKTTPKIGKVSSINLVDETSELMVISQFGKIIRIDTKSIRAAGRSTQGVKLLDLDTDDKVAAAVVIPPDESKSEPETGTLLQ, encoded by the coding sequence ATGGCAGACGATCAGAATCCCCAGCTCCCGCTCGGTCCCAACGCAGATAACCCAAATGGCTCGGACAACACGGTTAAGGGCCCCGGCGCGGCGTTCCTGCTTCCAATTAACATTGAAGACGAGATGCGCCGGTCGTATCTCGACTACTCGATGTCCGTCATCATCGGCCGCGCCCTGCCCGACGTCCGCGACGGCCTCAAGCCTGTGCATCGCCGCATCCTCTACGGAATGCAGGAGATGGGCCTCCAGTACAACAAGAAGTACACCAAGTCGGCCAAGGTCGTCGGTCACGTCATGGGCAACTATCACCCCCACGGCGACTCAGCCATTTACGACACCATGGTCCGCCTCGCGCAGGACTTCTCCCAGCGTTATCCCATGGTCGATGGCCAAGGCAACTTCGGCTCCGTCGACGGCGATCCCCCAGCCGCCATGCGTTACACCGAGTCCCGCCTCACCCGCGTCGCCGGTGAGATGCTCAGCGACATCGACTCCGACACCGTCGACTTCTCCCCCAACTACGACGAATCCACGCTCGAACCCACTGTCCTCCCCGCGCGCATTCCCAACCTCATCGTCAACGGCGGCACCGGAATCGCCGTCGGCATGGCGACCAACATTCCGCCGCACAACCTCACCGAGGTCGTCAACGCCTGCATCGCTCTCCTTAATAAGGAGAAGACCGACAACCGCCCCGACATCACCATCGCCCTTGAGCATGTCAAAGGGCCTGACTTCCCCACCGGAGGCTTCCTTTACGGACGCGCCGGCATCGCGCAGACCTACAACACCGGCCGCGGACGCTTCATCATGCGCGCCAAGGTCGGCACCGAGAACATCACCGGCGGACGCCAGGCGATCATCGTCACCGAGATCCCCTACCAGGTCAACAAGTCGAACCTGATCAAGCGCATCGCCGAGCTGGCCAACGAAAAGGTCATCGACGACATCTCCGACGTGCGCGACGAGTCCGACCGCGACGGCATGCGCATCGTCATCGAACTCAAGCGCGGCGCCGAGCAGCAGATCGTCCTCAACCAGCTCTTCAAGCACACCCCCATGCAGGAGAGCTTCTCCATGATCTTCCTCGCCGTTCACAACGGCCAGCCGAAGGTCCTCCCGCTCGACCACGCCATTCGCGCCTTCCTCGAGCACCGCATTGAAGTCGTCCGCCGCCGCACCGCCTTCCTCCTCGGCAAGGCCCGCGACCGCGAGCACATTCTGCTCGGCTACCAGATCGCGCTCGACCACCTCGACAACGTCATTAAGATCATCCGCCAATCGTCGAGCCGCGCCGATGCCCGCGAGAACCTCTTCAGCTACTTCTCAAACAAGCGCATCAACCTGCGCGGAACGGAACTGGCGGGAGTCAAGCTCGACCCTGCGAAGTATGCGATCGACATGACGTTCTCCCAGACCGGCACCCTCATCCTCAGCTACCGCCAGGTCGACGCCATCCTCGAGCTGCAGCTCTACCGCCTCACCCAGCTCTCCATCGATGAGCTGCTCAAAGAACTCAAGGACGTGCGTGACAACATCGCCGAGTTCGAGTCCATCCTCGCCTCTGAGAAGAAGCTCCGCCGCGTCATCGTCAAAGAGCTCGAAGAAGTCCGCGACAAGTACGGCGATGAGCGCCGCACCGAGATCGTCGACGAGACCACCGAGATCCAGCTCGAAGACCTCATCGCCGACGAGCAGGTCGCCGTCACCATCTCCAACACCGGCTACCTCAAGCGCACGCCCATCTCCACCTACCGCCAGCAGCGCCGCGGCGGAACCGGCCGCCTGGGCATGAAGACCCGCGAAGAGGACTTCGTCGCCCAACTCATCGTCGACTCCACGCACGCCTACCTGCTCTGCTTCACCAACACCGGCCGCGTCTTCTGGCTCAAGATCTACGAGATCCCCGACGTCGGCGCCGCCGGCAAGGGCAAGGCGATGGCCTCTCTCATCGCGCTCCAGCCCGGCGAAAAGGTCGTCACCATCCTCGGCATCCGCGACCTCACCGAAGAGGGCAAGTACATCTTCTTTGCCACCCGCAACGGCACCGTCAAGAAGACCCCGCTGCCCGACTTCTCCAACGTCATGGCGCGCGGCATCATCGCCATCTCCATCGACAAGGACGACGAACTCATCGCTGCCCGCACCACCACCGGCGACGACGTCATCTTCCTCGCCACCCACGAGGGCCAGGCCATCCGCTTCTCCGAAGTCTACGACGCCGAAAAGGGTCTCACCGGAGGCCTCCGCCCCATGGGACGCAACGCCGCCGGAAACAAGGGAATCACCCTCAAGAAGAACGACTACGTCATCGGCGTCGCCGTCACCCCGTCAGCTGAGTACCGCGCCAAGCGCCAGAAGGAGCTCCAAAAGGAAGGCAAGGACATCACCCCATGCCTCATCCTCTCCGTCTCCGAGAACGGCTTCGGCAAACGCACCGACGTCGAGGAATACCGCCTCCAGTCCCGCGCCGGCTCCGGCGTCATCAACATGAAGACCACACCCAAGATCGGCAAGGTCTCCAGCATCAACCTCGTCGACGAGACCAGCGAGCTGATGGTCATCTCCCAGTTCGGCAAGATCATCCGCATCGACACAAAATCCATCCGAGCCGCCGGACGCTCCACCCAGGGAGTCAAACTCCTCGACCTCGACACCGACGACAAGGTAGCCGCCGCCGTAGTCATCCCACCCGACGAATCGAAATCAGAACCGGAGACGGGAACACTGCTGCAATAA
- a CDS encoding PEGA domain-containing protein yields MDGTAIKLRLAETISSADATTGQQVPFEVTEDVVVQGITVIPKGAPALATVTEAQSKRRMGRGGKLNVNIDSVRLADGEKAQLRAVKDSNGGGHVGAMTGAMVATAIVFFPAAPLFLFMKGKDITIPKGTEVTAFVQGDMKLDMAKFGAPPVGPAAAPANAMASVSVESNVVGADIEVDGNFVGSTPSKVEVTPGSHAITVKKKGYQSWTRTMNVSGTGAKVNADLEKGVVGTN; encoded by the coding sequence ATGGATGGAACGGCGATCAAGCTGCGTCTGGCAGAGACGATCTCATCTGCTGATGCGACGACTGGTCAGCAGGTTCCGTTCGAGGTGACGGAAGATGTTGTCGTGCAGGGCATCACGGTGATCCCCAAGGGTGCGCCCGCTCTGGCGACGGTGACTGAAGCCCAGTCGAAGCGGAGGATGGGACGCGGCGGCAAGTTGAATGTGAACATCGACAGCGTGCGCCTGGCCGATGGCGAGAAGGCGCAGCTTCGCGCGGTGAAGGACAGCAACGGTGGCGGCCACGTTGGTGCGATGACTGGAGCGATGGTGGCAACAGCAATTGTCTTCTTTCCTGCGGCTCCGCTCTTCCTCTTCATGAAGGGTAAGGACATTACGATTCCTAAGGGCACTGAGGTGACGGCCTTTGTGCAGGGCGACATGAAGCTGGATATGGCGAAGTTTGGTGCGCCGCCAGTTGGACCTGCTGCTGCGCCTGCAAATGCCATGGCGAGCGTGTCTGTGGAGTCGAATGTGGTGGGCGCTGATATCGAAGTGGACGGTAACTTTGTGGGCAGCACGCCTTCGAAAGTGGAGGTCACTCCGGGCTCCCATGCGATCACGGTGAAGAAGAAGGGTTACCAGAGCTGGACGCGGACGATGAACGTCTCAGGGACAGGCGCGAAGGTGAATGCTGATTTGGAGAAGGGTGTGGTGGGAACCAATTGA